The region CGGTCATGCGAGCCGCCACAGTCCGGCGCGTGGTGGCATCCGGGCCGGTCACCTCGGCCACCACCGATTGCAAAACCGGCGGCCCGGGAGGCATCTCCACCACCTCGATATGGGCGCCGGCTGCATCCGCCAGCGGCGTCAGAAGATGCCGGGCAATGGTGGCCAACTGGTGACTGGTGCGCTCCCTCTCGCTTTTGTGTTTGAGCTGAACCTGGATATCCCCCTGCCAAGGCTCCCGGCGCAGGTAGTAATGCCGCACCATACCATTGAAATTAAAAGGCGAAGCCGTGCCGGCATAAGTCTGCATGGCAATGACTTCCGGCACCTCCTTGCGCAAAAGCTCGGTCATACGCTGGATCAGGTTGGCCGTCTTGGGAAGGGCAGTCCCCTCAGCCATGTTGACCACGACGTTGAACTCGGGTTTGTTGTCGAGGGGCATGATCTTGACAGCAACATCCTGGGTGTAGAACATCGCCATGCAGAGAAAAAAGATGGCGACCATGCCCAGAAGAAAACCATATCCCTTGATTTTGGAGTCCACCAAGGCCGGAATGACCGTGCGGTAGAATCGCTCCAGTCTCTGGGTCTGGGCGTGCTCCTTCTCCGAGTGAATGTGCAGGGTGCGCAGACTGGGTTTGATCAACTGGGTCAGCCAGGGGGTGAAAATAAAAGCGGCCAGCAAGGAGAAGAGCATGGCTACCGATCCCAACGCTGGAATGGGCTCCATGTAGGGCCCCATCATGCCCCGAACAAATCCCATGGGCAGCAGGGCGGCAATGACGGTGAAGGTTGCCAGGATGGTCGGGTTGCCCACCTCACGCACGGCGTCCACCGAAATGACGCTGCAACAGGTATCCTCCAAAAGCCAACGCCGGTAAATGTTCTCCACCACGACGATGGCATCGTCCACCAGAATGCCAATGGAAAAAATCAGGGCAAAGAGGCTTACCCGGTCGATGGTGTATTTCATGATCCAGGCGGCGAACACCGTCATCACGATCACCACCGGAATGACGATCAGGGTGACCATGGCCGGTCGGAAACCCAGGGAGTACCAAACCAGAAGCGTCACCGCGAGGGTTGCCACACAGAGCTTGAAGAGAAGTTCGTTGACCTTTTCGTTGGCGGTCTCGCCATAGTTGCGGGTGACCGATACATGGACGTTGGTGGGAATCAGACGACCTTTAAGCTCCTCGACCTTAGACAGAATATCCTTGGCCACGGTGACGCCATTGGCCCCTTTTTTCTTGGCAACGGCAATGGTGACAGCCGCCGCTCCATCCGCTTTCGGACCTTTCTCATCGGCAGCCGGGCCGGTGTAGTATTGAACGATCTGTTTGGTCTCTTCCGGACCGGCTATGACCCGCGCCACGTCGCCTACGTAGACAGGCACCCCCTGATGCGTCCCCACCACCAAACGGCGGATGTCCTGGGCGTTACGCAGAAAGGCGCCGGTATAGACCTTGAAGCCCAAATCGCCGGACTCGACATTCCCTACCCCTTGCTCGGCATTGGCGGTCTGGATGGTCTGGGCAATCTGGTCCAAACCAATGCGAAATCCCGACAGACGCTCCGGCATCACCTCAACCCGGATCTGTTCCGAACGCCCGCCCACCACAAACCCCTGGCTGGTGTCTGGTACCTCCTTGAGACGTTGCAGCACATCCAGGGAGAGAACACGCAGCTCCGAGTCGTTCAAATCCTGGGACCACAAGGTCAGGGTGAGCATGGGCACATCGTCGACGGCCATGGGCTTGATCATCGGATCGGTCACCCCGGGCGGAACCTTGTCCATGTTGGACATGATCTTGTCCCGCAGCTTGACGATGGACTCCTCCAGGTTTTGTCCGACATGAAACTCCACGGTCACCATGGCCTCGCCACGCGAAGTGGCGGAGTAGACGTGCTTGACCCCGTGGATCTCGCTCATGATCCTTTCCAGGGGTTCGGTCACCAGGGTGGACACCTGCTGCGCCGAGGCACCAGGGTAACGTACAAAAATATCCACCATGGGCACAGAGATCTGCGGATCCTCCTGGCGGGGCGTCAGGATGAGTCCCATGACCCCCATGGCCAGACAGGCAAACAAAAAGAGGGGCGACAGAGGTGAATGGATGAACGCCTTGGCCATCATCCCGGCAATTCCCAGGTTGTGATGGGGCGAAAGCTGGGCCATGTCGGTGACCGACAACCCCTCTGGTCGTTCTTCGGGGGGCGCCGGGGTCTCTTTTTTGTTGGCGGAGTCGCGCATGGGACAGATGGATCCGTTCAAGGTTTGGCCCGCTGCGGAAGATCCCCACAGCGGGCGAGACGGTTATTGATCCGACGGGGCCTTGGCCCCATCATCCGTAGAAGAGGGCAGCCCGGAGGCCATGCTGTTGGTCACGGGGCCTTGGCCCCATCATCCGTTGGAGAGGGCAGCCCGGAGGCCATGCTGTTGGTCGGAGCAGCCAAAATGCGCTCACCAACCTGTAGCCCGGAGAGAACGCTGATGCTCTTGTCATCCACGAACCCTCCCATGCGCACCATACGCAGCTCCGCTTCGTTCTTCTGGTTGACGACCAGAACGCCAGGCAAGCTGCCACGCCACAAAACAGCGCTCTTGGGAATGGCAGGCAGGTTGGCCGAGGGGGTGGTGATATCGGGAATCACCACCTCGGCATACATGCCCGGTCCACCCGGCGCACCCTTGGGCAGGTCCAGCTTGACGGTGACCGTGTGGCGTTGCGGGTCGGCCATGGGGTAGACCTGGGAAACCCGGGTCTCGATCCGCGTGTCCCCCACGTCCAGTTTGGCCGGAATCACCATGTTTTTGCGAATGCCAGGCATCAGGCGGGCCGGCACATCAATCTTGATCTGGAGATTGACCGTATCGGCAAAAGTCAGGAGAGGCATGCCCGGCTGCACGGTGTCGCCCACCTCCACCGACTTGCGCACGATCACCCCATCAAAGGGGGCCCGCGAGAGGGCATCGCGCAGGTGGGCGTCAATCTCTTCCAGCTGGGCCTTGGCCTGATACCACTGGCTGCGGGCCTGATCGATCTGGGTTCCCTGCGCATAGATCTGGCTGCGCCGGGTCAGCTCCGAACCACCATTGCCCATGGTGTTGTCCATGGGCCGGGTGACCATGCGATCCATCATCTTGCCCATGCCCATGCCCATCTGATCGGCAGAGTCGGGACCGGCATAAACCTGGCGGCTGTACTGCACCCGGGCGTTGCGCCAAGCGGACTGGGCATTGGCCATGCCGGCCTGAATAGCCCGCCGTTTGGCCTGAAGATCCGCATCATCGAGGGCCACCAGGGTATCCCCCTTCTTGACCCAATCCCCTTCCACACCCGCGATGAAATTGACCCGTCCCGGCATCTGCGCCGAAAAGGAGACCTCTTTCAGGGGAACGACCGTTCCTCCGAGTGTGGTGGTGGTCCCAACGGTCCCAGACTCGACCGTCACCACCGCCTGGTTGCCGACCGGGATACCGGCGGCGAGCGCTGGCGACGCCGGCATGAGCCATGCGGCCAGGGCCAGCGGCGCCAGGGCCACGGTTGGTTGCCTACATGATTTCATGGAAATCAGCTCCCCATTGCAGGTGTTCCCGGTTTCGCGCACGACGCACCGGTCCCGGATTGTGCCGATATTGTGCCGATGGGCCACCCGGGCGCATGCACCAGGCCAACCCCCTCCCCTTCAAACCTTTCAAACCTTGCCCATGACGGCAAAACTCTTGATGAATGGGCTGGCCATCCGCGGATCCTTGATCATGGAACCATAATCACCCACCTTAAACTTCAATTTACGGGTGGTGTAGGCCATGCCCAGCCCCATCATGCCCAACTCCTTCTGGATCCACTTTTCCCAGTTTTCCTTCGCGGCCCGCAGATCCCAATTCAAAGTCTCCCCGCTATAGGCGCCGGCCCTGACCACTTTGCCCTTCTGGACATCAATGATCCCACGCGGATTGTCCTCGCCCTCAAAACCGTAAGCAATGACGGAGTTGAAGTCAATTTTCTCCAGAGCGCCCGCCAGATCGGGTTCCTTGTTCCACTCTTCCTGGAAACGTTTCATCCAAGCTTCGGAAAACAGTTCAGCCATGTGTCGAACCTCCCCATCGTGGTTGTATAACCCCGCCTCCAAGCCATCCGGCCAGGAGGTGCAAACTCTCGTATCGCCCCATGACGACACCGCCCCAGGCGCCACCCCACCTGCCCGCGCCGTACAAACCCTCACTCTAGCGAATTCACCTCCACGACGCCACTCCCGACGATGGCGTCCGGTCACGAATCGGCAAATCGACGCCATGAAACGCCACGCTGGCGTCTCCCTGAATATTTTTATAGTGGTAAATAATTATATTATCATAATCTAAAATACAAACAACGGCAAGAGGTTTATCTTTCGATCCGGCTGCAACAGCGCGTGCCATCCCCCGCAGGTCGATGAGCCCTTGCTGACAGGACGTCGGCCATTGTAGATTCCCGGGCGGATTGTGACGAGAGCGAAGAGTGCATACACCACTCACGAGTTGCCGCGCCGTCCGCAAGGTGTGGGGCCGAGCAGGTTGCCAAGTGGGTGACAAGCTCCGGAATGGCGGCTCGTGGGGATGATCCCCTGCCTGTGGTGAATCGCCCGATCGGCACGTCCGTCGATGTCTCTCCCTGCGTTATAGGCCTGCGGGCCCTGGTGGCTTCCCTTTCGCTGCATGCAAGGAATGACCATGCTCCAAAAAAAGCTCTTGGAAAAGATCCCCTTCTTCAAAGACTTTCCCGACGAATACAAAGAAGAGATCGTTGAACACAGCGAGGCGGAACTTCTGAAGGTTCCGCCCAACCGATCCATCCTGAGCGAGGGGGAGATAGGCGACACCTGCTTCATCCTTCTGCGCGGCTCCGCCAACGTCTACAAGAGGCCCTACTCGAATCCGCTGGCATCTCTCAAACCAGGACAAGTTTTTGGTGCGGTCGCCTTTTTGACCCCCCGCAAACGCACGACCACTGTCGTGGCCGAGGAGGAGTGCCTCCTGCTCCGACTCAACAACCAATTTCTCGACGCTCTCTCCCATCCGTGCCGGGACAGGTTCAAGGACCAGATGATCACGGTCCTGGTCCGTAACATGGAGACCCTGCGCGCCACCATCGAAAGATACAAAGCCCCCGTCATCACCCCCGACGAAACCCCATGATGCCCTGTGGCGACGAACCGGATTGACGCAACTTGAAAGGATTTGTCTGAACGATTAGCATGTCCGGCAAGGGTGAACAATTCGTCACGAGGTGAGCCAACCATGGCAATCATGACCAGATTTTTTCCATTCCTCGCATGGCCGCGAATCACCCGTGCCACTCTGCATGCGGATTCGGTCGCGGGCATCACCGTGGCCCTGGTGCTCATTCCCCAATCCATGGCCTATGCCCAGCTCGCAGGCCTGCCTCCCCACTACGGTCTGTACTCCGCCTTTCTGCCTTGCATTGTGGGAGCGTTGTTCGGATCCTCCAAACAGTTGTCCACGGGTCCAGTGGCGGTGGTCTCCCTGTTGACCGGTTCCGCCCTGATGCCCTTTGCAGCCATGGGCAATGATGTCGTCGTCTCCCTGGCCATCGCGCTAAGCCTCCTGGTGGGCCTGACGCAGCTTGCCCTGGGTTTGTTTCGTCTGGGCGTTGTGGTCAATTTTCTTTCCCATCCAGTCATCATCGGCTTCACCAATGCCGCTGCCTTGATCATCGGTCTGTCCCAGTTGTCCAAAATCCTTGGAGTCAAGATGGGACGCAGCGATCATTTCGCACATGACATATGGGGTGTCCTGTTGCAGATGGATCGTATCCATATGCCCTCCCTGATCTTTGGCGTCGGTTCTTTCGCCGCCATGTGGATCTTGAAGAAATACCTCCCCAAAGTGCCCAATATCCTGGTGGCTGTCGGTGGGTGCATCGCGATCAGTTATGCGGTCGGCTTCGAGGCAAAATTGGGTGGTGCAGTGGTCGGCGTCATCCCTCAAGGATTGCCTCACCTGGTCATTCCTTCCCTGGATTCCGGCATGATGCACTCCCTTGTTGGCAGTGCTGTCGTCATCTCCCTGGTGGGTTTCATGGAGGCCATCTCCATTGCCAAGGCCATGGCCACCAAAACCAGGGATCGCCTGGATCCCAACCAGGAATTGATCGGTCAGGGTTTGGCCAATGTTTGCGGTTGCCTCACCCAATCCTTCCCGACTTCCGGGTCTTTCTCCCGCTCGGCGGTCAACATCAATGCCGGCGCCTTGACCGGGCTGTCGTCTGCCATCACCTCACTGGTGGTTTTGGTCACCTTGTTGTTTCTGACGCCGTTTCTGTATCACCTGCCCCAACCCGTCCTGGCCGCAGTCATCATGATGGCTGTCGTCGGTCTCATTCATTTCCAGGCCATTCTGCACGCCTGGAAGGCCAACAAACCTGACGGCGCCGCCGCCATGTTGACCTTCGTGGCCACCTTGTGGGTCGCCCCGCATCTGGACAAAGGAATCATGATCGGCGCGATCTTTTCCCTCGTGGTTTACCTGTACCAGGTCATGCGTCCCCGTGTCGCCATCCTGGGCCGTTTCAACGACGGCACGCTGCGCGACACCAAAGTACACCCCCACCTGCCAACGGATGACAGAATCATCGCCATACGCTTCGACGGTCAACTCTTTTTTGCCAACGTCAGCTACTTTGAAGATACCATCCTCTCGGCTGTGGCCGCCCAGCCTGATGCCAGTTATGTCCTCGTTGTCGGTGACGGTATCAATCGCCTGGACGCCTCTGGTGAAGAGGTTGTCCACCATCTTGTGGAGCGTTTAAAGAAAAACGGTTGCACCGTCGTCTTTTCCGGACTTAAAAAGCAGGTATTGGATGTCATGCGCCGCACCGGA is a window of Magnetococcales bacterium DNA encoding:
- a CDS encoding efflux RND transporter periplasmic adaptor subunit is translated as MPASPALAAGIPVGNQAVVTVESGTVGTTTTLGGTVVPLKEVSFSAQMPGRVNFIAGVEGDWVKKGDTLVALDDADLQAKRRAIQAGMANAQSAWRNARVQYSRQVYAGPDSADQMGMGMGKMMDRMVTRPMDNTMGNGGSELTRRSQIYAQGTQIDQARSQWYQAKAQLEEIDAHLRDALSRAPFDGVIVRKSVEVGDTVQPGMPLLTFADTVNLQIKIDVPARLMPGIRKNMVIPAKLDVGDTRIETRVSQVYPMADPQRHTVTVKLDLPKGAPGGPGMYAEVVIPDITTPSANLPAIPKSAVLWRGSLPGVLVVNQKNEAELRMVRMGGFVDDKSISVLSGLQVGERILAAPTNSMASGLPSPTDDGAKAP
- a CDS encoding SCP-2 sterol transfer family protein, which produces MAELFSEAWMKRFQEEWNKEPDLAGALEKIDFNSVIAYGFEGEDNPRGIIDVQKGKVVRAGAYSGETLNWDLRAAKENWEKWIQKELGMMGLGMAYTTRKLKFKVGDYGSMIKDPRMASPFIKSFAVMGKV
- a CDS encoding cyclic nucleotide-binding domain-containing protein, with translation MLQKKLLEKIPFFKDFPDEYKEEIVEHSEAELLKVPPNRSILSEGEIGDTCFILLRGSANVYKRPYSNPLASLKPGQVFGAVAFLTPRKRTTTVVAEEECLLLRLNNQFLDALSHPCRDRFKDQMITVLVRNMETLRATIERYKAPVITPDETP
- the sulP gene encoding sulfate permease; amino-acid sequence: MAIMTRFFPFLAWPRITRATLHADSVAGITVALVLIPQSMAYAQLAGLPPHYGLYSAFLPCIVGALFGSSKQLSTGPVAVVSLLTGSALMPFAAMGNDVVVSLAIALSLLVGLTQLALGLFRLGVVVNFLSHPVIIGFTNAAALIIGLSQLSKILGVKMGRSDHFAHDIWGVLLQMDRIHMPSLIFGVGSFAAMWILKKYLPKVPNILVAVGGCIAISYAVGFEAKLGGAVVGVIPQGLPHLVIPSLDSGMMHSLVGSAVVISLVGFMEAISIAKAMATKTRDRLDPNQELIGQGLANVCGCLTQSFPTSGSFSRSAVNINAGALTGLSSAITSLVVLVTLLFLTPFLYHLPQPVLAAVIMMAVVGLIHFQAILHAWKANKPDGAAAMLTFVATLWVAPHLDKGIMIGAIFSLVVYLYQVMRPRVAILGRFNDGTLRDTKVHPHLPTDDRIIAIRFDGQLFFANVSYFEDTILSAVAAQPDASYVLVVGDGINRLDASGEEVVHHLVERLKKNGCTVVFSGLKKQVLDVMRRTGLFSLIGGDHNIFADEHMALTNIYQRMQDARHRPLLHG